The genomic stretch CATTTCGCTCAAATTTGCTCCTTTCCCGCCGACAACAGAAACATCTTCTTTCTTCATTTCATGAAACCTTCTAATATATTTCATATTAATCTCCATTCCGTGCGCCTTGGTGCGGCACAAATAGTCATGAAATTTCTCATTTCCCTCCTCCATACTGAAGTTCACGCATTCGTTTTGTCTAAAACATGGCTAATTCGAAAAGATAGGGAAGCTGCAATCGTCCCTGTTGCGGCAAGAATCAGAACACCGCCAATATAATATTGCTGCGGATAGCTGAGTGAAAACTGAAATAATATTGTTCCGATACTGCCGCCAAAATTGCGGATTAAGTGGGCTGCGCTGTTTACACCCGAAGCATTATTCTGCGTCCGGGTCGCTGTATATCCCAATAATACAGACATTAATACACCTGAGCCGAATCCCAGCAGCCCCACAGCCAGCATAAAGAAGAACGGTATGAAAATGCCACCTGCCAAGCCTGCCAACCATCCGATCAGGATGGCCGGACGTTCAGAAATTTTATATAATGCCCCCAAAACGCTTCCGACTCCCATGAGAACAACGAATACTGCCAATAGATTCCCCGCCCTATCTGCACTGAACCCCATAGAAAACTGCATCAAGCTTGGCAGATATGCAAGACAGACATTATAGAATGCTCCCAACAGAAATACCTGAAGGCACAGGTTTCTCAATAAAGAATCTGTTGCAAATTCCTTTGGAAGCAGTATATTTCCGCCTTTGGTGTCCTTCCATACCACAAACAAAAGCAATGCGGCGCTTAAAATCAGTAATAGGTATTGTTGATGATAGGCTTGCTCGATTCCCAAGGTTGTGAGAAGAATAGCCAAAATCATAAGTAGATGCCGGCGAAAGTAAAAAGGCTCTGTATGCATAGATGGAACGCTATCAGGGAGATTTCGGAATACCAGCCAAAAGCTTAGCATTTCAAGTGGGAGTAAGAGAAAAAAAATTGCCTTCCATGAAGCAATCTTGGGTAAATATCCGCCAGCTAAGCTGCCTAACCCATTGAATATGATCTGCACAACGGCAAAGGAGGCAAAAACAGACGAATACTTTTCTTTCTCAAAATGTTCACCTATTATACCGTAGGTTGCCGGAACTACTACCCCTGCGCCTATTCCCATAACGATTCTCGTGATTACCAGCTGTAGCATAGAGCTGCTGAATGGGGCTATTATAGTCCCTATACCAAATAGCAAAGAACCGATAATGAAATTTTTCTTGTTACCGAATCTCTGACACAACCCACTGGACAATATAATGACGGCGGAAGAAGCAAGTATATAGCTGCCATGTATCCATGAATAAAAGGAAACGGATTTGAAACTGCTACTGATTGCGGGCAACGCGCTGCTGAAATAGGTTTGCATAATGGTGGAAGCACCCATGCAAAGCAACAGCCCGATAAGAATGGCAGTTTTTTCAGGTTTGTTCAAACAGAAACACCTCCTTCAAGAACAAGTATAACATCATCCTATGAAAATATCAAATATTTTTCATAGCTTGGATAAAAATTATCAAAGTTGCTCAAGGAGTGCTTTTTCAATGACTGGATACCACGAATCAAAACCAACACCTATCTTTTCTTTATGAGTGCACAATATGGCCAACGTTGCAACAGCAGCGGCCAGTTCCTCATTAGATGCTGAGATAACAATTCCTTTATTGGCCCAAATTTGTCTGATCTGCTGAATGAAATGCAGATTATCTTCTGCGGTAATGGAATCGTCATTCCAGACCAACGTTTCTAATAAACTACTATATTCATTGGTGTAAAATTTATTTGTGACCGTTTTATTTAAAAGAACATGAGCAAGATCCGTAAAAAATTCTTTTGGTGTTTGGTTTTCTTCTTCAATTATGGTTAGGATTTTTTTTCGTATTCTGTTTTTTTCATCGCGCAGAATTTCTTCATAGAGAGCTTCTTTGTCTTTGTAAAAGGAGTAAAAGCCTCCTAATGATATTCCCACTTGCTTAGTCAATAGCTGTATTCTAAAATCTTTGAAACCTAGTTGCATGAACATCTTTGCAGCAGCTTCTTTAATTTTTATCTTTAGCTCCGCTCGTTCTTCCTCGGTATAAGGACGTCCCAATATATTCACCCCTTCAAAATAGTTCTGTGTATATTATAATACCTTTCCATTCAAGGTTCGTCAATATAGCATTCATGAGATAATAAATAGATGTCCTATTAACGCAGGCAGATTTTCCTTGATTATGTGGGATTCCAACAGCAGCTGAAATTATCCAGATAATTGAGAAATACTTGATTACATGCGAACTGTTAACTTACACATCTTATTATATTAGATGAATAATATATCCTCAACTCTTCTGAGCTTGGTTCGGAGTTGACATTGACAATATCCATATTGAATGGTAGTATAATTATGCTGTATGACTGACGGAAGTGGATTAAACCACAGGGAGTATAGCGTTTCGGGAGCCGACCGTCTGGGCATGATGCTTAGATTGGTGGGCCTTTTTTTATACTGTTAATATCATTCAGAGAACATTTGAATCTTGCGCAGAGTAGAACGTTGTGCGTATATCAATGAACAGCACAAGGCTACAGTGTGATAGATAATGCAAACTTGGGAGGACACTACAATGAGCTTTTTGGTTAGAGGATCGAGGGCGTAATGATGGAGCTGCGGTATACAAAATAGCGGCGCTTATCTTTCAGAGAGTAGTCGAAAATATAAATGGCTTCATTATCAGATATAATCAATTAATACACAAGGAGGAGTTATCCGATGGAACAAAAAGATTACTGGAACAGTGTTTCAGAGACAAAGCAGTTTACAACGCCTTTTCAGGCCAATGAATTCGCCAATTATCTTAATCTCAATGCCGTCATTCTTGATGTTGGGTGCGGCTATGGCCGTACACTGGACGAATTGCATCACTTAGGGTATAAACATCTGATCGGCATGGATTTTTCGCAGGGGATGATCGAACGAGGAAAACAACTGGCCCCTTATCTTGATCTCCGTTTGAAAAAAGATGCAGGGATCGATTTGCCAGACCATAGCGTAGACGCGGTTATACTTTTTGCCGTCCTGACTTGTATCAAAAGCAATGAAGAACAGCAGGCACTAATTACTGAGATTTATCGTGTATTAAAACCAGCCGGCATTCTGTACATAAACGATTTTCTTATTAATTCAGATGAAAGAAATCAATCCCGCTATCAAAGCTTTAAAGAAAAGTATGGCATCTATGGTGTTTTTGAATTACCGGAGGGTGCCGTTCTTCGCCATCACTCAGAGAAATGGCTGAAGGAACTTCTGGCTGATTTCAGTACATTAAAATATGAGCACCTGACATTCACAACTATGAACGGACATAAGTCGAATGGATTTTATTTTATAGGAAGGAATCTTTTCTAATTCTATTCCGTTTCACAAAAATATACATTTAATCACAGACGATGACAAAGAGCTTTGCGCTCTTATGAAAAAATGTATAGAGCAAGAAAATTTATCTGCTATTATACCGGTGCTTATGCTCATCGCTAAAATGATGAGG from Anaerocolumna sp. AGMB13020 encodes the following:
- a CDS encoding MFS transporter — its product is MNKPEKTAILIGLLLCMGASTIMQTYFSSALPAISSSFKSVSFYSWIHGSYILASSAVIILSSGLCQRFGNKKNFIIGSLLFGIGTIIAPFSSSMLQLVITRIVMGIGAGVVVPATYGIIGEHFEKEKYSSVFASFAVVQIIFNGLGSLAGGYLPKIASWKAIFFLLLPLEMLSFWLVFRNLPDSVPSMHTEPFYFRRHLLMILAILLTTLGIEQAYHQQYLLLILSAALLLFVVWKDTKGGNILLPKEFATDSLLRNLCLQVFLLGAFYNVCLAYLPSLMQFSMGFSADRAGNLLAVFVVLMGVGSVLGALYKISERPAILIGWLAGLAGGIFIPFFFMLAVGLLGFGSGVLMSVLLGYTATRTQNNASGVNSAAHLIRNFGGSIGTILFQFSLSYPQQYYIGGVLILAATGTIAASLSFRISHVLDKTNA
- a CDS encoding TetR/AcrR family transcriptional regulator, whose protein sequence is MGRPYTEEERAELKIKIKEAAAKMFMQLGFKDFRIQLLTKQVGISLGGFYSFYKDKEALYEEILRDEKNRIRKKILTIIEEENQTPKEFFTDLAHVLLNKTVTNKFYTNEYSSLLETLVWNDDSITAEDNLHFIQQIRQIWANKGIVISASNEELAAAVATLAILCTHKEKIGVGFDSWYPVIEKALLEQL
- a CDS encoding class I SAM-dependent methyltransferase; protein product: MEQKDYWNSVSETKQFTTPFQANEFANYLNLNAVILDVGCGYGRTLDELHHLGYKHLIGMDFSQGMIERGKQLAPYLDLRLKKDAGIDLPDHSVDAVILFAVLTCIKSNEEQQALITEIYRVLKPAGILYINDFLINSDERNQSRYQSFKEKYGIYGVFELPEGAVLRHHSEKWLKELLADFSTLKYEHLTFTTMNGHKSNGFYFIGRNLF